The following are from one region of the Vicugna pacos chromosome 9, VicPac4, whole genome shotgun sequence genome:
- the ARL2BP gene encoding ADP-ribosylation factor-like protein 2-binding protein isoform X1, which translates to MDALEEESFAMSFSSASDAEFDAVVGYLEDIIMDDEFQLLQRNFMDKYYQEFEDTEENKLTYTPIFNEYISLVEKYIEEQLLERIPGFNMAAFTTTLQHHKDEVAGDIFDMLLTFTDFLAFKEMFLDYRAEKEGRGVDLSSGLVVTSLCKSSSMPASQNNLWS; encoded by the exons atGGACGCCCTAGAGGAAGAGAGCTTCGCGATGTCCTT CTCTTCCGCCTCTGATGCAGAATTTGATGCCGTGGTTGGATATTTAGAGGACATTATCATGG ATGATGAGTTCCAGTTATTACAGAGGAATTTCATGGACAAGTACTACCAGGAGTTTGAAGACACAGAAGAGAATAAGCTCACCTACACACCTATTTTTAACGAATAT ATTTCTTTGGTAGAAAAGTATATTGAAGAACAGCTCTTGGAGCGGATTCCTGGATTTAACATGGCGGCTTTCACTACGACTTTACA GCACCATAAAGATGAAGTGGCTGGTGACATTTTCGACATGCTGCTCACGTTTACGGATTTTCtggcttttaaagaaatgtttctgGACTATCGAGCA GAAAAAGAAGGCCGGGGAGTGGACTTAAGCAGCGGTTTAGTGGTTACTTCGTTGTGCAAATCATCTTCTATGCCAGCTTCCCAGAACAATCTGTGGTCCTAG
- the ARL2BP gene encoding ADP-ribosylation factor-like protein 2-binding protein isoform X2 encodes MRSSASDAEFDAVVGYLEDIIMDDEFQLLQRNFMDKYYQEFEDTEENKLTYTPIFNEYISLVEKYIEEQLLERIPGFNMAAFTTTLQHHKDEVAGDIFDMLLTFTDFLAFKEMFLDYRAEKEGRGVDLSSGLVVTSLCKSSSMPASQNNLWS; translated from the exons ATGCG CTCTTCCGCCTCTGATGCAGAATTTGATGCCGTGGTTGGATATTTAGAGGACATTATCATGG ATGATGAGTTCCAGTTATTACAGAGGAATTTCATGGACAAGTACTACCAGGAGTTTGAAGACACAGAAGAGAATAAGCTCACCTACACACCTATTTTTAACGAATAT ATTTCTTTGGTAGAAAAGTATATTGAAGAACAGCTCTTGGAGCGGATTCCTGGATTTAACATGGCGGCTTTCACTACGACTTTACA GCACCATAAAGATGAAGTGGCTGGTGACATTTTCGACATGCTGCTCACGTTTACGGATTTTCtggcttttaaagaaatgtttctgGACTATCGAGCA GAAAAAGAAGGCCGGGGAGTGGACTTAAGCAGCGGTTTAGTGGTTACTTCGTTGTGCAAATCATCTTCTATGCCAGCTTCCCAGAACAATCTGTGGTCCTAG